In one window of Leifsonia sp. NPDC080035 DNA:
- a CDS encoding GntR family transcriptional regulator — translation MTGLDRSSPLPLYYQLKEALLAFFQQQGFTPGDRVPGDFELCEQYGVSRTVVRQALTELEYDGVIERIKGKGTFYATPKVGEGLAQSLTGLYEDVAARGGDLVSEVRRLEVVPADPRLAAELEIGPYQPVVVLERLRIVDGQPWALTITHVPFDLAPGLLEKDFSHESLYAVLEGEFGIRLARGHRSIEAALATKSVAELLGVATGSPLLVLRSVSRDEAGRPVESFVAFHRGDRSRFEVDLTRGPNGGAGAAPLVIVTDSSARGDAALV, via the coding sequence ATGACCGGCTTGGATCGCAGCTCGCCTCTTCCGCTGTACTACCAGCTGAAGGAGGCGCTGCTCGCCTTCTTCCAGCAGCAGGGTTTCACGCCGGGGGACCGCGTGCCCGGCGACTTCGAGCTGTGCGAGCAGTACGGCGTCTCCCGCACGGTCGTCCGCCAGGCGCTCACGGAGCTGGAGTACGACGGCGTCATCGAGCGCATCAAGGGCAAGGGCACCTTCTACGCGACGCCGAAGGTGGGCGAGGGGCTCGCCCAGTCGCTGACCGGACTCTACGAAGACGTCGCCGCACGCGGCGGCGACCTGGTGAGCGAGGTCCGGCGGCTGGAGGTGGTCCCCGCCGACCCGCGGCTCGCTGCTGAGCTCGAGATCGGTCCCTACCAGCCGGTGGTGGTGCTGGAGCGGCTGCGGATCGTGGACGGGCAGCCGTGGGCGCTCACCATCACGCATGTCCCGTTCGACCTGGCGCCCGGGCTGCTGGAGAAGGATTTCTCGCACGAATCCCTGTACGCCGTGCTGGAGGGCGAGTTCGGCATCAGGCTCGCCCGCGGTCACCGTTCGATCGAGGCGGCGCTCGCGACGAAGTCCGTCGCGGAGCTGCTGGGTGTGGCAACCGGGTCACCACTGCTCGTGCTGCGGAGCGTCAGCCGGGATGAGGCGGGCCGTCCGGTCGAGAGTTTCGTCGCGTTCCACCGCGGCGACCGCAGTCGCTTCGAGGTCGACCTCACCAGGGGTCCGAACGGGGGAGCCGGAGCTGCTCCGCTCGTCATCGTGACCGACTCGAGCGCGCGGGGCGACGCCGCCCTGGTCTGA
- a CDS encoding ABC transporter ATP-binding protein, translating to MNTATATIPALEIVDARLRLGDGDASVTALDDVSLTVLPGEFVAIVGPSGSGKSSLLAIAGALGAPDSGTVRVHGTDITALTKAKAARFRLTTIGFVFQSGNLLPALSATDQLRLTARLAGNRNVDTTALLAAVGMSHRAGHRPGQLSGGERQRVGIARALVNSPSLLLVDEPTAALDRARSHEVVQLLAERAHESGVAVVMVTHDRDVLGYCDRVLEMTDGRLAASGADERLPAH from the coding sequence ATGAACACCGCCACCGCCACCATCCCCGCCCTCGAGATCGTCGACGCCCGCCTGCGGCTCGGCGACGGGGACGCGAGCGTCACCGCCCTGGACGACGTCTCACTCACGGTCCTGCCGGGCGAGTTCGTCGCGATCGTCGGCCCGTCCGGGTCCGGCAAGTCGTCGCTCCTGGCCATCGCCGGGGCGCTCGGCGCACCGGACAGCGGAACCGTGCGCGTACACGGCACCGACATCACGGCGCTGACGAAGGCGAAGGCCGCGCGCTTCCGGCTCACGACCATCGGCTTCGTCTTCCAGTCCGGTAACCTGCTGCCCGCGCTCAGCGCCACCGACCAGCTGAGGCTGACCGCGCGGCTCGCCGGCAACCGCAACGTCGACACCACCGCGCTGCTGGCCGCCGTCGGCATGAGCCACCGCGCCGGCCACCGTCCGGGACAGCTCTCCGGAGGCGAGCGGCAGCGTGTCGGCATCGCCCGAGCGCTGGTCAACAGCCCATCGCTTCTTCTCGTCGACGAGCCGACCGCCGCCCTGGATCGGGCGCGCAGTCACGAGGTCGTCCAGCTCCTGGCCGAGCGCGCACACGAGTCCGGCGTCGCGGTCGTCATGGTCACGCACGACCGCGACGTGCTCGGCTACTGCGACCGCGTGCTGGAGATGACCGACGGCCGGCTCGCGGCGTCAGGCGCCGACGAGCGCCTCCCGGCGCACTGA
- a CDS encoding NADP-dependent oxidoreductase, whose product MKAIVVTDHTEGTAGIRLAERPEPKPAINDVLVEVHASGYVPTEVDWPSTWSDRAGRDRAPSILGHELAGVVAALGYGTTGLTVGQRVFGISDWHRDGTLAEYVAVESRNLAPLPGDVDFTVGASLPISGLTAWQGLFDHGRLTSGQTVLAHGAAGAVGTMVVQLAREAGAYVIGTGRAADRDKVLGFGANEFVDLGGDALEDIGGVDLVFDVIGGDIQERSARLIRPGGTLVTVTGLAGERPREGRSVDFVVESVPAQLTEIVQRVRDGRLRTNIGNVDALDDAVAALNPAERRRGKTVIRIRPSRDERNNA is encoded by the coding sequence ATGAAGGCGATCGTGGTGACGGACCACACCGAGGGCACGGCGGGTATCCGGCTCGCTGAGCGGCCAGAACCGAAGCCCGCGATCAACGATGTCCTGGTCGAGGTGCACGCGTCGGGATACGTCCCCACCGAGGTCGACTGGCCATCCACCTGGTCCGACCGCGCCGGAAGGGACCGGGCGCCATCGATCCTCGGGCACGAGCTTGCGGGCGTGGTCGCCGCCCTCGGCTACGGCACCACAGGACTGACGGTGGGACAGCGCGTGTTCGGCATCTCCGACTGGCACCGCGACGGCACGCTGGCGGAATACGTGGCGGTCGAGTCGCGCAACCTCGCGCCGCTGCCGGGCGACGTCGACTTCACGGTCGGGGCCAGCCTCCCGATCTCCGGTCTGACGGCATGGCAGGGCCTGTTCGACCACGGCAGGCTGACCTCCGGCCAGACGGTTCTCGCGCACGGTGCGGCCGGCGCCGTCGGGACGATGGTCGTCCAGCTCGCTCGCGAGGCGGGCGCATACGTGATCGGCACGGGACGCGCCGCCGACCGCGACAAGGTGCTCGGCTTCGGCGCGAACGAGTTCGTCGACCTCGGCGGGGACGCGCTCGAGGACATCGGCGGCGTCGACCTGGTGTTCGATGTGATCGGCGGCGACATCCAGGAGCGCTCGGCGCGGCTCATCCGGCCCGGCGGGACGCTGGTCACGGTCACCGGACTCGCGGGCGAGCGACCGCGGGAGGGCCGGTCGGTCGACTTCGTGGTCGAGTCCGTCCCCGCCCAGCTGACGGAGATCGTCCAGCGGGTGCGGGACGGTCGGCTGCGGACCAACATCGGGAACGTCGATGCGCTGGACGACGCCGTCGCCGCCCTCAACCCGGCGGAGCGGCGGAGGGGCAAGACCGTCATCCGGATCCGGCCGAGCAGGGACGAGAGGAACAACGCATGA
- a CDS encoding FAD-dependent oxidoreductase, which produces MRTIIVGGVAGGMSAATRLRRLDEEREIVVFERGPYVSYANCGLPYFVGGVIRDRDALLLQTPQSLAARFRLDVRTGHEVLGIDAAARTATVLDAATGETSIEGYDELILAVGASAREAAGHPGIPTHTLRTVEDVDAIGALVGAAEDASALVVGGGFIGLEAVENLVRRGVRVTLAQRGPHILTPLDAEMVVPLEEELRRHGVDLRTSASIAAVEDGVVVLDDGGAVRPDFIVDASGVVPSVDLARSAGVRLGPTGGIAVDARNRTSEPHIYAVGDGVEKVDALSGDEALVTMAGLANRHGRSVADVIAGRDERNTPALGTAIVRVFDTVAAKVGWSERRLAAAGREHRVIHTHPSSHATYYPGARPMSMKLLVDPATDAILGAQIVGGDGVDKRIDVIAVAMAGGITASGLARLELAYAPQFGSAKDAVNQLGYVADNLRTGTTRAIQWHELDDALAAGATLVDVRTPGEYAAGAIPGAVNIAVDELRSRLAELPAGPVVVHCQVGQRGHTAARILSQHGRDAVNLDGGYRTWAAGASVRREALVGA; this is translated from the coding sequence ATGAGGACCATCATCGTCGGCGGTGTCGCCGGAGGCATGTCGGCGGCGACCAGGCTGCGCCGGCTCGACGAGGAACGCGAGATCGTCGTGTTCGAGCGCGGACCGTACGTCTCCTACGCCAACTGCGGGCTCCCGTACTTCGTCGGCGGTGTGATCCGGGACAGGGATGCGCTGCTGCTGCAGACGCCGCAGTCCCTGGCGGCCCGATTCCGGCTGGATGTGCGCACGGGTCACGAGGTGCTCGGCATCGACGCCGCCGCGCGCACGGCGACCGTGCTCGACGCGGCGACGGGGGAGACCTCGATCGAGGGCTACGACGAGCTGATCCTCGCCGTCGGCGCCTCCGCGAGGGAGGCGGCCGGGCACCCCGGCATCCCGACCCACACGCTGCGCACGGTGGAGGACGTCGACGCGATCGGCGCGCTGGTCGGCGCGGCGGAGGATGCGTCCGCCCTGGTGGTGGGCGGAGGCTTCATCGGCCTGGAGGCGGTGGAGAATCTGGTGCGCCGCGGCGTCCGGGTCACGCTCGCCCAGCGCGGACCGCACATCCTCACGCCCTTGGACGCGGAGATGGTCGTCCCGCTCGAGGAGGAGCTGCGCAGGCACGGTGTCGACCTGCGCACCTCGGCATCGATCGCCGCCGTCGAAGACGGCGTCGTCGTGCTCGACGACGGAGGCGCGGTGCGCCCGGACTTCATCGTCGACGCCTCCGGCGTCGTGCCGAGCGTCGACCTCGCGCGGTCCGCCGGCGTCCGGCTCGGCCCGACGGGCGGGATCGCGGTCGACGCGCGCAACCGCACCAGCGAACCGCACATCTACGCGGTCGGCGACGGGGTCGAGAAGGTCGACGCGCTCTCCGGCGACGAGGCGCTGGTCACGATGGCCGGGCTCGCCAACCGGCACGGCCGGTCCGTCGCGGACGTGATCGCGGGGCGCGACGAGCGCAACACCCCCGCTCTGGGAACCGCCATCGTGAGGGTCTTCGACACGGTCGCGGCGAAGGTGGGCTGGAGCGAGCGCCGGCTGGCGGCCGCCGGACGCGAGCACCGCGTCATCCACACGCACCCGTCATCCCATGCCACCTACTACCCCGGCGCCCGGCCGATGTCGATGAAGCTGCTCGTGGACCCGGCGACCGACGCGATCCTCGGCGCCCAGATCGTGGGCGGCGACGGGGTGGACAAGCGGATCGACGTGATCGCGGTGGCGATGGCCGGCGGAATCACCGCGTCCGGGCTGGCCCGCCTGGAGCTCGCGTACGCTCCGCAGTTCGGCTCGGCCAAGGACGCGGTGAACCAGCTCGGCTACGTCGCGGACAACCTCCGCACCGGCACGACCCGCGCCATCCAGTGGCACGAGCTGGACGACGCGCTCGCCGCGGGCGCGACGCTTGTCGATGTCCGCACCCCCGGCGAGTACGCGGCGGGCGCGATCCCGGGGGCGGTCAACATCGCCGTCGACGAGCTCCGGAGCCGGCTTGCGGAGCTGCCGGCAGGGCCCGTCGTCGTGCACTGCCAGGTCGGGCAGCGCGGGCACACCGCCGCCCGCATCCTCAGCCAGCACGGCCGGGATGCGGTGAATCTGGACGGCGGATACCGCACCTGGGCCGCGGGCGCGTCAGTGCGCCGGGAGGCGCTCGTCGGCGCCTGA
- a CDS encoding aldo/keto reductase → MRYRPLGATGIQVSTYALGAMMLGSLGNPDRREGVRIIHRALDAGITFIDTADRYGDSEDVVGEALKGRRDAVVLATKFSGPVDDDINHRGASRHWIMQAVEGSLRRLQTDHIDLYQLHRPQPGTDIDETLSALTDLVRQGKVRAIGSSSMRGSEIVEAQWVSERRGFERFRTEQPNYSILDRQIETEILPVAQRYGMGTLVYSPLAGGTLTGRYRAGGDNANFRSVRTGMRHFRDERRLAAVEQLVALSDEVGIPLSHLAMAFVTAHPGVTSAIAGPRTMEQLEDTLAGSAVELSDDILDRIDAIVPPGESIGAMDMLYRGPEVGDPGLRRRPVRERAAADAAVAA, encoded by the coding sequence ATGCGCTACCGTCCGCTGGGAGCGACCGGCATCCAGGTGAGCACGTACGCGCTCGGCGCGATGATGCTCGGGTCGCTCGGCAACCCGGATCGCCGCGAGGGCGTCCGCATCATCCACCGCGCGCTGGACGCGGGGATCACCTTCATCGACACCGCCGACCGCTACGGCGACTCGGAGGACGTCGTGGGCGAGGCCCTGAAGGGACGCCGCGACGCCGTGGTGCTCGCGACGAAGTTCTCGGGGCCCGTCGACGACGACATCAACCACCGCGGCGCATCCCGCCACTGGATCATGCAGGCCGTCGAGGGGTCGCTGCGCCGGCTGCAGACCGACCACATCGACCTCTACCAGCTGCACCGGCCGCAGCCGGGCACCGACATCGACGAGACGCTCTCCGCCCTCACCGACCTGGTGCGGCAGGGCAAGGTCAGGGCGATCGGCTCGTCCTCGATGCGCGGATCCGAGATCGTGGAGGCGCAGTGGGTCTCCGAGCGGCGCGGCTTCGAGCGCTTCCGCACCGAGCAACCGAACTACTCCATCCTCGACCGCCAGATCGAGACCGAGATCCTCCCGGTCGCGCAGCGGTACGGGATGGGGACCCTGGTCTACAGCCCGCTCGCCGGCGGGACGCTGACCGGCCGGTACCGGGCGGGAGGCGACAACGCCAACTTCCGCTCGGTGCGCACCGGGATGCGGCACTTCCGCGACGAGAGGCGGCTTGCGGCCGTCGAACAGCTGGTCGCGCTGTCCGACGAGGTCGGCATCCCGCTGTCGCACCTCGCCATGGCCTTCGTCACGGCCCATCCCGGCGTCACGTCGGCGATCGCCGGGCCGCGCACCATGGAGCAGCTGGAGGACACCCTCGCCGGCAGTGCCGTCGAGCTGTCCGACGACATCCTCGACCGCATCGACGCCATCGTCCCGCCCGGCGAGAGCATCGGCGCGATGGACATGCTCTACCGCGGGCCCGAGGTCGGCGACCCGGGGCTGCGTCGGCGTCCGGTTCGGGAGCGGGCGGCGGCGGACGCGGCCGTGGCCGCGTGA
- a CDS encoding TetR/AcrR family transcriptional regulator, whose product MTTVADSAKGKRLTPRGAKTRSRIVDAAADLMYMRGVGATSLEDVVAASGVSKSQLYHHFAGKDEVVRAVIDLMGERVILRERDALGRVSTIAGLRRWRDALVQGNALRHGAYGCALGSFASEVSDHDDVARRALVALFDEWRRLLAAALHRLQENGALPEDAPVDELAIGLLGALQGGYVLAQNARDVAPMATSIDMAIAHIASLSRR is encoded by the coding sequence ATGACCACCGTCGCCGATTCGGCCAAGGGCAAGCGCCTGACGCCGCGCGGCGCGAAGACCCGGTCACGGATCGTCGACGCCGCAGCGGACCTGATGTACATGCGGGGTGTCGGCGCGACCTCCCTCGAGGATGTTGTCGCCGCGAGCGGGGTGAGCAAGTCGCAGCTCTATCACCACTTCGCCGGCAAGGACGAGGTTGTACGGGCGGTCATCGACCTGATGGGTGAGCGCGTGATCCTCCGCGAGCGGGATGCTCTCGGCCGCGTCTCGACCATCGCCGGCCTGCGTCGCTGGCGGGACGCGCTGGTGCAGGGCAACGCGCTGCGGCACGGTGCGTACGGCTGCGCGCTCGGCAGCTTCGCCTCCGAGGTGTCGGACCACGACGATGTCGCGCGCCGAGCGCTGGTGGCGCTGTTCGACGAGTGGCGGCGACTGCTGGCCGCCGCGCTGCACCGGCTCCAGGAGAACGGCGCCCTTCCCGAGGATGCCCCCGTCGATGAGCTCGCGATCGGGCTGCTCGGCGCATTGCAGGGCGGATACGTCCTGGCGCAGAACGCGCGGGACGTCGCTCCGATGGCGACCTCCATCGACATGGCCATCGCGCACATCGCGAGCCTGTCCCGCCGCTGA
- a CDS encoding TetR/AcrR family transcriptional regulator produces the protein MPKISAATVAEHRAAQRAALLTATERLLEEGGLAGVTPRSVAERAGLARSSFYEYFASRDDALTAVAIAAFERWSAEIDETLSGVPATARLRAYIEATMRMTADGKHGIAATLQQAELSPSRHEDIMAMHTALLDPIAGLLREAGVRDADSHAVLLQGLLNAGVQLVTHGVSPDATSAMITDLLEKGLPADSSI, from the coding sequence ATGCCGAAGATCTCCGCCGCGACCGTCGCCGAGCACCGCGCGGCGCAGCGCGCAGCGCTCCTGACGGCGACAGAGCGGCTCCTGGAGGAGGGCGGCCTCGCCGGCGTCACCCCGCGCTCCGTCGCGGAGCGGGCCGGGCTCGCCCGCTCCAGCTTCTACGAGTACTTCGCCTCGCGCGATGACGCCCTGACCGCCGTCGCGATCGCCGCCTTCGAGCGCTGGAGCGCCGAGATCGACGAGACCCTGAGCGGAGTCCCGGCGACCGCCCGACTCCGCGCCTACATCGAGGCGACGATGCGGATGACCGCCGACGGCAAGCACGGGATCGCCGCCACCCTTCAGCAGGCCGAGCTCTCGCCGAGCAGGCACGAGGACATCATGGCGATGCACACCGCACTCCTCGACCCGATCGCCGGCCTGCTCCGGGAGGCGGGCGTGCGCGACGCCGACTCGCACGCCGTGCTGCTGCAGGGGCTGCTGAACGCGGGCGTCCAGCTCGTCACCCACGGCGTATCGCCCGACGCGACGAGCGCCATGATCACGGACCTGCTCGAGAAGGGGCTCCCCGCCGACTCGTCGATTTGA
- a CDS encoding DUF1737 domain-containing protein — METTNGNLPRYRVLTGVDDSAFCERVSEALELGYELHGGPALTWNGTTGYVAQAVIWRKDGLTPPKG; from the coding sequence GTGGAGACGACGAACGGAAACCTGCCCCGCTACCGCGTGCTGACCGGTGTTGACGACTCGGCGTTCTGCGAGCGCGTCAGCGAGGCTCTGGAGCTCGGGTACGAGCTGCACGGCGGCCCGGCGCTGACCTGGAACGGGACGACCGGCTACGTCGCGCAGGCCGTGATCTGGCGCAAGGACGGCCTGACGCCGCCGAAGGGCTGA
- a CDS encoding RNA polymerase sigma factor: protein MHDSEELSDSALWLEASSGTERSFAILFDRYRTRVFRKAYAQLRSVADSEDVVALVFLEAWRNRAKVRIVDGSLLPWLLTITHYVLLNQKRTARRYGRLLAAVPAPEQEPDHADAVLDRLDRDAQLVAIREAMSGLSAQEQSVLDLCLVEELPIATVAAVLDIPVGTVKSKLHRGREKVRKRLLASGASTDFGARLDGVQS, encoded by the coding sequence GTGCACGACTCGGAGGAGCTGTCCGACTCCGCGCTGTGGTTGGAAGCGTCATCCGGCACGGAGCGCTCGTTCGCCATCTTGTTCGACCGCTATCGCACGCGGGTGTTCCGCAAGGCGTACGCGCAGCTGCGCAGCGTCGCCGACTCCGAGGACGTCGTCGCCCTGGTGTTCCTGGAGGCGTGGCGGAACCGGGCGAAGGTCCGGATCGTCGACGGCTCCCTGCTTCCGTGGCTGCTGACGATCACCCACTACGTGCTGCTCAACCAGAAGCGGACCGCGCGCCGCTACGGCCGGCTGCTCGCCGCGGTGCCCGCGCCGGAGCAGGAGCCGGACCACGCCGACGCCGTGCTCGACCGGCTCGACCGCGACGCCCAGCTGGTGGCGATCCGCGAGGCCATGTCCGGTCTGAGTGCGCAGGAGCAGTCCGTCCTCGACCTCTGCCTGGTCGAGGAGCTCCCGATTGCAACCGTCGCGGCCGTGCTGGACATTCCTGTAGGTACGGTGAAATCGAAGCTGCATCGCGGCCGCGAGAAGGTGCGGAAGCGGCTTCTCGCGTCCGGAGCGAGCACGGACTTCGGCGCCCGACTGGACGGAGTGCAATCGTGA
- a CDS encoding ABC transporter permease produces MFLALRELRFARGRFTLMGLVIALIAVLVVLLSGLSSGLVNDGVSGLKSLPATTFAFDKGTITDNAFSRSLVDNEQLNAWKNADGIAKAEPMGVSIVNGTAGDDTQVDLTLFGVEPGGFLSPAVSSGTRLSAPDGIVVSETAKDAGLKLGSTVKLDRSGVLLTVVGFTDGQATFGHVDVAYLPIATWRLIASNTAPAGAPTQAAIDAVDYDYSSVVAVKAKDGVTPDLAHIDKTAGTMTMTRTAAFNASPGYEAETMTLTMIQVFLYAICALVVGAFFTVWTIQRSHEIAVLRAVGASTGYLLRDSLAQGAILLVGFTAVGVAAGVGMGALMPSAMPFDLEVGPIAIASLLTVVLGIIGAGVAVLRISRVDPITALGGQR; encoded by the coding sequence ATGTTCCTCGCTCTGCGCGAACTCCGGTTCGCCCGAGGCCGCTTCACGCTGATGGGCCTCGTGATCGCACTGATCGCCGTGCTCGTCGTGCTGCTCTCCGGTCTCTCCTCCGGCCTCGTCAACGACGGTGTGTCCGGATTGAAATCCCTGCCCGCCACCACGTTCGCCTTCGACAAGGGCACCATCACCGACAACGCCTTCAGCCGCTCCCTCGTGGACAACGAACAACTGAACGCGTGGAAGAACGCCGACGGCATCGCCAAGGCGGAGCCGATGGGCGTCAGCATCGTCAACGGCACCGCCGGCGACGACACGCAGGTCGATCTGACGCTGTTCGGCGTCGAGCCGGGCGGCTTCCTCTCCCCGGCCGTCTCCAGCGGGACGCGTCTCTCCGCCCCGGACGGCATCGTCGTCTCCGAGACCGCGAAGGACGCCGGGCTGAAGCTCGGCAGCACCGTGAAGCTCGACCGCTCCGGCGTGCTGCTCACGGTCGTCGGCTTCACCGACGGGCAGGCCACCTTCGGGCATGTCGACGTCGCCTACCTGCCGATCGCCACCTGGCGGCTGATCGCGTCGAACACCGCGCCGGCCGGCGCCCCGACGCAGGCCGCGATCGACGCCGTCGACTACGACTACTCCAGCGTCGTGGCGGTGAAGGCGAAAGACGGCGTCACCCCCGACCTCGCGCACATCGATAAGACCGCGGGAACCATGACGATGACGCGCACCGCCGCATTCAACGCCTCCCCCGGCTACGAGGCGGAGACGATGACGCTGACCATGATCCAGGTGTTCCTGTACGCGATCTGCGCGCTGGTCGTCGGGGCGTTCTTCACGGTGTGGACCATCCAGCGCTCCCACGAGATCGCCGTGCTGCGCGCGGTCGGCGCCTCCACCGGTTACCTGCTGCGCGACAGCCTCGCCCAGGGGGCGATCCTGCTGGTCGGCTTCACGGCGGTCGGCGTCGCCGCCGGTGTCGGGATGGGCGCCCTCATGCCGTCCGCGATGCCGTTCGATCTGGAGGTCGGGCCTATCGCCATCGCCTCCCTGCTCACTGTCGTTCTCGGCATCATCGGGGCCGGGGTCGCCGTGCTCCGGATCTCCCGCGTCGACCCCATCACCGCCCTCGGAGGACAACGATGA
- a CDS encoding metal-sensitive transcriptional regulator codes for MTAAPDDIKPILNRLRRAQGQLNGVIAAVESGAKCRDVVIQLAAVSSALDKAGFQIISTAMQKCLSDTEDTTDPITVEELEKLFLTLA; via the coding sequence ATGACCGCCGCACCCGACGACATCAAGCCCATCCTGAACCGGCTGCGCCGCGCTCAGGGCCAGCTGAACGGCGTGATCGCCGCCGTCGAGAGCGGCGCGAAGTGCCGCGACGTCGTCATCCAGCTCGCCGCCGTCTCCAGCGCCCTGGACAAGGCCGGCTTCCAGATCATCTCGACCGCCATGCAGAAGTGCCTGAGCGACACCGAGGACACCACCGACCCGATCACGGTCGAGGAGCTCGAGAAGCTGTTCCTGACGCTCGCCTGA
- a CDS encoding helix-turn-helix domain-containing protein, with protein MPRADAQRNLDALLNAAKEEFAANGVDAPVRAIAARAGVGTATLYRHFPLRSDLIAAVFRREIDDVTASASRLAETHAPAEALELWAQRYTAFVATKHGLGAALHSGDPAYSGLREYFESNAGPALQRLLDDAAAAGEIRPDVDAIELIGAIANLSAPPPGARSSERAGRMVALLLDGLRYGATASPGALAESTPAAS; from the coding sequence GTGCCGCGTGCCGACGCCCAGCGCAACCTGGACGCCCTGCTGAACGCCGCGAAGGAGGAGTTCGCCGCAAACGGCGTCGACGCCCCGGTTCGTGCCATCGCGGCGCGTGCGGGCGTGGGGACCGCGACGCTCTACCGCCACTTCCCGCTGCGCTCCGACCTGATCGCCGCCGTGTTCCGCCGCGAGATCGACGACGTCACCGCGTCGGCATCCCGCCTGGCGGAGACGCACGCGCCCGCAGAGGCCCTCGAGCTCTGGGCGCAGCGCTACACCGCGTTCGTCGCGACGAAGCACGGCCTCGGCGCCGCCCTGCACTCCGGCGACCCGGCCTACAGCGGGCTCCGCGAGTACTTCGAGAGCAACGCGGGACCGGCGCTGCAGCGCCTGCTCGACGACGCGGCCGCGGCGGGCGAGATCCGGCCGGACGTCGACGCGATCGAGCTGATCGGCGCCATCGCGAACCTGTCGGCGCCCCCTCCGGGCGCGCGGAGCAGCGAGCGCGCGGGCCGCATGGTCGCGCTGCTCCTCGACGGGCTCCGCTACGGGGCGACGGCGTCGCCCGGGGCACTCGCCGAATCGACCCCCGCCGCATCCTGA
- a CDS encoding GNAT family N-acetyltransferase — protein MTPTGSAFEYPDEAGYPDGVGTLTQDQTLLIQELADDERTPDFSFAVVDDEAAGAYTAIVGDTAIGGIPYSVVDDERLVLLATSVLPEFRHQGVATELIRRVLDDLRSRRKRITVMCPIVSSFIQRNPGYADLIDGEHPGVGGVRP, from the coding sequence ATGACGCCCACCGGATCGGCCTTCGAGTACCCCGACGAGGCCGGCTACCCCGACGGCGTGGGCACGCTGACCCAGGATCAGACGCTCCTGATCCAGGAGTTGGCCGACGACGAACGCACCCCGGACTTCTCGTTCGCAGTGGTCGACGACGAGGCCGCCGGCGCCTACACGGCGATCGTCGGCGACACGGCGATCGGGGGCATCCCCTACTCGGTCGTCGACGACGAGCGGCTCGTGCTCCTGGCCACCTCGGTTCTGCCGGAGTTCCGCCACCAGGGCGTCGCCACCGAACTCATCCGGCGCGTGCTGGACGACCTGCGGTCGCGCCGGAAGCGCATCACCGTCATGTGCCCCATCGTGTCCTCCTTCATCCAGCGCAACCCCGGCTACGCCGACCTGATCGACGGCGAGCATCCGGGCGTCGGCGGGGTGCGGCCGTGA